In Fluviicola taffensis DSM 16823, the following are encoded in one genomic region:
- a CDS encoding NAD(P)/FAD-dependent oxidoreductase has translation MKRKKIVIIGGGFAGLNLARKLAKSDCEIILVDKQNHHMFQPLFYQVASARLEPSSISFPFRAIFKRRKNVEFRYATVELIRPEDNIIETSMGEIGYDELIIATGCKTNFFGNAELEKHTMAMKSTQQTIHIRNTILTKFEKIMFVENKQEQDELMNLVIVGAGPTGVELSGAFAEMKTKVLPHDYPNYDFSRLKIILLEGSPNTLNAMSDKSRAWSRKYLEGMGIDVRTSTVVSTFDGHNLTLKTGEVIPTQTVIWAAGVQGNVLAGLEKATMVRARYMVDHFSKIVGYENVYAIGDISYMETEKYPQGHPQLANVAINQGRVLANNFRAKWIGKKQVAFEYKDKGTMATVGKHKAVVELPNFKFQGYFAWMVWMVLHLMLILSVRNKIAVFFNWAWRYITGDTSLRLILRDERDRDNMRRND, from the coding sequence ATGAAACGAAAAAAAATAGTCATCATAGGTGGTGGCTTTGCGGGTCTAAATCTCGCTCGTAAATTGGCTAAGTCCGATTGTGAAATAATTTTGGTGGATAAGCAAAATCACCACATGTTTCAACCGCTATTTTATCAAGTGGCAAGTGCACGCCTGGAACCTTCAAGCATCTCCTTTCCATTTCGAGCAATTTTTAAACGAAGGAAGAATGTGGAATTTCGGTATGCGACAGTAGAACTTATTCGACCAGAAGACAATATCATTGAAACTTCCATGGGTGAAATTGGGTATGATGAGTTGATTATTGCAACGGGTTGTAAAACAAATTTCTTTGGGAATGCGGAATTGGAAAAGCATACCATGGCTATGAAATCTACTCAGCAAACGATTCACATTCGAAATACAATCCTCACGAAGTTCGAGAAAATCATGTTTGTGGAAAATAAACAGGAACAAGATGAATTGATGAATTTGGTGATTGTGGGTGCAGGTCCAACAGGTGTAGAGCTTTCTGGAGCTTTTGCCGAAATGAAAACCAAAGTGCTACCACACGATTACCCAAACTATGATTTCTCTCGATTAAAAATTATTTTGTTGGAAGGAAGTCCGAATACATTGAATGCCATGAGTGATAAATCGCGCGCTTGGTCTCGTAAATATTTGGAAGGAATGGGAATCGATGTCAGAACTTCAACAGTTGTTTCCACGTTTGATGGACATAATTTAACCTTAAAAACAGGAGAGGTAATCCCTACTCAAACTGTGATATGGGCGGCTGGCGTTCAAGGAAATGTATTGGCTGGTTTAGAAAAAGCAACGATGGTTCGTGCTCGCTATATGGTTGATCACTTTTCAAAAATTGTAGGTTACGAGAATGTGTATGCTATTGGTGATATTTCCTACATGGAAACTGAGAAATATCCCCAAGGACATCCACAATTAGCAAACGTAGCAATCAATCAAGGAAGAGTACTAGCGAATAATTTCCGTGCAAAATGGATTGGAAAAAAGCAAGTTGCATTTGAATACAAAGACAAAGGAACCATGGCAACCGTTGGAAAACACAAGGCTGTTGTTGAATTACCCAATTTTAAATTCCAAGGGTATTTTGCTTGGATGGTTTGGATGGTACTTCACTTAATGCTCATTTTAAGTGTCCGAAATAAAATTGCGGTTTTCTTCAACTGGGCTTGGAGATACATTACTGGAGATACTTCTTTGCGTTTAATCTTGAGAGATGAACGGGATCGGGATAACATGAGACGAAATGATTGA
- the aroC gene encoding chorismate synthase yields the protein MAGSSFGTLVRLTTFGESHGKAIGGIIEGIPAGFSLDYNQIQHDLDRRKPGQSAIVTQRKESDKVQFLSGIFDGKTTGTPIGFTIENEDQKSADYTELQKAFRPSHADFTYQQKYGIRDYRGGGRSSARETACRVVAGAIAKQILAQKNIRIDAFVYQVGSLKWTGEWKSELKTISEANNVRVPSEELAVEMENLIREIRKEGDTIGGGIRCVITGVPTGLGEPVFDKLHTELGKAMLSINAVKGFDFGSGFDSISMKGSEHNDLFTTDGTTKTNFSGGIQGGISNGMPIDFRVAFKPVATLIQEQDTINEDFEAVKLMGKGRHDPCVVPRAVPIVEAMAALVILDYYLMQKAYKK from the coding sequence ATGGCAGGTTCAAGTTTTGGAACATTGGTGCGCCTAACAACATTTGGTGAATCACATGGAAAAGCAATTGGTGGTATCATTGAAGGAATTCCAGCGGGTTTTTCGTTAGATTATAATCAAATACAGCACGATTTAGACCGAAGAAAACCAGGTCAGTCAGCTATCGTAACACAACGGAAAGAATCAGACAAAGTTCAGTTTTTATCTGGTATTTTTGATGGAAAGACTACTGGAACCCCCATTGGATTTACGATAGAAAATGAAGATCAAAAATCTGCTGATTACACGGAACTTCAAAAAGCATTTAGGCCTTCTCATGCTGATTTCACATATCAGCAAAAATATGGAATTCGAGATTACCGTGGAGGAGGAAGGTCTTCTGCGCGAGAAACAGCTTGTCGTGTAGTAGCTGGTGCAATTGCAAAGCAAATTTTGGCTCAAAAAAACATTCGAATCGACGCATTTGTGTATCAAGTAGGTTCACTCAAATGGACAGGAGAATGGAAGTCGGAATTGAAAACAATTAGTGAAGCAAATAATGTGCGTGTTCCTTCAGAAGAACTTGCTGTGGAAATGGAGAATTTGATTCGGGAAATAAGAAAAGAGGGTGATACAATTGGTGGCGGGATTCGTTGTGTGATTACGGGAGTTCCTACAGGACTTGGAGAACCCGTTTTTGATAAATTACACACTGAATTAGGAAAAGCAATGCTTTCGATAAATGCAGTGAAAGGTTTTGATTTTGGCTCAGGCTTCGATTCGATTTCAATGAAAGGTTCTGAACACAATGATTTGTTTACAACTGATGGAACAACAAAGACAAACTTTTCAGGAGGAATTCAAGGAGGGATTTCCAATGGAATGCCGATCGATTTCAGAGTGGCCTTTAAACCTGTAGCAACTTTAATTCAGGAGCAAGATACAATCAACGAAGATTTTGAAGCTGTAAAGCTAATGGGGAAAGGTAGACACGATCCGTGTGTTGTTCCTCGAGCTGTTCCAATCGTGGAAGCAATGGCTGCATTGGTGATTTTAGATTATTACTTGATGCAAAAAGCTTATAAAAAATAA